One Brachyspira pilosicoli P43/6/78 genomic window carries:
- the pyrH gene encoding UMP kinase, with translation MKQTVLLKISGEALLGEKDYGIDNNVVDRIAMEMKEAGNNTQIAVVVGGGNIFRGMQLSSKTGMVRATADSMGMLATIMNAIALKDRFMAAGTPTQILSAFNIEGMIEGFERDKAIRILERGNVLIIAGGTSNPYFTTDSTSILRALEIGASIVLKGTNVDGVYNKDPKTNEDAVMYNDITFKEAINQNLRVMDMTAFAMANDNNMPIRVFNMNKMGNITKAIKGENIGTYVHN, from the coding sequence ATGAAACAAACTGTGCTTCTTAAAATATCAGGTGAAGCTTTGCTTGGCGAAAAGGACTATGGTATAGATAATAATGTTGTAGACAGAATAGCTATGGAGATGAAAGAGGCTGGAAATAATACTCAAATAGCTGTTGTTGTGGGAGGAGGCAACATATTTAGAGGAATGCAGCTTTCTAGTAAGACAGGTATGGTAAGAGCTACAGCAGACTCTATGGGTATGCTTGCTACTATAATGAATGCTATTGCTTTAAAAGACAGATTTATGGCTGCCGGCACTCCTACACAGATACTTTCTGCTTTCAATATTGAAGGCATGATTGAGGGCTTTGAAAGAGATAAGGCTATTCGTATATTAGAAAGAGGTAATGTGCTTATAATAGCAGGAGGTACATCTAACCCTTACTTTACTACAGACAGTACTTCTATATTGAGAGCTTTAGAGATTGGTGCTTCTATAGTGTTAAAAGGCACTAATGTTGATGGGGTTTACAATAAAGACCCTAAAACTAATGAAGATGCTGTTATGTATAATGATATTACTTTTAAAGAGGCTATTAATCAAAACTTACGCGTTATGGATATGACTGCTTTTGCTATGGCTAATGATAATAATATGCCTATTAGAGTATTTAACATGAATAAAATGGGCAATATTACAAAGGCTATTAAAGGCGAAAATATAGGAACTTATGTTCATAATTAA
- a CDS encoding aminotransferase class I/II-fold pyridoxal phosphate-dependent enzyme produces MKKERKEIYLDKNENPYKPSKNIIKELESFDIESFRLFPDYSAKELDLAMANNLNIDKDNIISVNGMYEAFYCILNSFENKKILLQEPYRDLYKKILEYSKISYDTIKIKEDYNIDLESFNNIDKSIIITSNPNAETGLFVENIEKYINNNNIYIIDESYISFAWNSALRLIDKYDNLVIISSIAHSHSLSALNINFLISNKTNIEKFSHIRQKYGINKLSEKIAISSINDKETSIKNISSIILERDKMESLLSKEGFLVLPSKANFLLIKHPNKSSKYIYDELKKNHIFVKSYEDSNVLKDFLRVTISDSKTNNIFLKTLCDIIN; encoded by the coding sequence ATGAAAAAAGAAAGAAAAGAAATTTATTTAGATAAAAATGAAAACCCATATAAACCTTCAAAAAATATTATAAAAGAGCTTGAAAGTTTTGATATAGAATCTTTTAGGCTTTTTCCAGATTATAGTGCCAAAGAATTGGATTTAGCTATGGCGAATAATCTTAATATTGATAAGGATAATATTATATCTGTTAATGGTATGTATGAGGCTTTTTACTGTATATTAAATTCATTTGAAAATAAAAAAATATTATTACAAGAGCCTTATAGGGATTTGTATAAAAAGATTTTAGAATATTCAAAAATTAGTTATGATACTATTAAAATAAAAGAAGATTATAATATAGATTTAGAGAGTTTTAATAATATAGATAAAAGCATTATAATAACAAGCAACCCAAATGCAGAAACAGGGCTTTTTGTAGAAAATATAGAAAAATATATAAACAATAATAATATATATATAATAGATGAGTCCTATATAAGTTTTGCTTGGAATAGTGCTTTAAGATTAATAGATAAATACGACAATTTAGTAATAATATCATCGATAGCTCACTCTCATTCACTTTCAGCACTTAATATAAACTTTTTAATATCAAATAAAACTAATATAGAAAAGTTTTCTCATATAAGACAAAAATACGGCATAAATAAATTATCAGAAAAAATAGCAATATCTTCAATTAATGATAAAGAGACTTCTATAAAAAATATAAGCTCAATAATATTAGAAAGAGATAAAATGGAGAGTTTATTAAGCAAAGAAGGTTTTTTAGTACTTCCTTCTAAAGCAAATTTCCTTCTTATAAAGCACCCAAATAAAAGCTCTAAGTATATATATGATGAACTTAAAAAGAATCATATATTTGTAAAAAGCTATGAAGATAGTAATGTCTTAAAAGATTTCTTAAGAGTTACAATATCAGACAGCAAAACAAACAATATATTTCTAAAAACTTTATGCGATATAATTAATTAA
- the floA gene encoding flotillin-like protein FloA (flotillin-like protein involved in membrane lipid rafts): MFDLFWGAGVAPMFVGIIIIVIFLIIFFRFFPLGLWITALFSGVRISIITLLTMRLRRVNPSLIVLNQIKLWKAGLKINSNELEAHYLAGGNPTAVADALIAADKASLDLSFERAAAIDLAGRDLVDAIRTSVSPRVIATPLIAAVAKDGIQVKATARVTVRTNINRLVGGAGEETIIARVGEGIVTTIGSAATHKEVLENPDRISQVVSAKGLDSGTAFEILSIDIADVDVGSNIGAVLQIDQAEADKKIAQAKAEERRVMAIAREQEMKAQVEEMKAKVVEAESQLPLAIAEALKKGNIGVLDYYNMKNVMADTEMRYSISGMDTTSKNSK; encoded by the coding sequence ATGTTTGATTTATTTTGGGGGGCTGGAGTGGCACCTATGTTTGTTGGAATAATAATTATAGTAATATTTTTAATTATTTTCTTTAGATTTTTCCCATTAGGTTTATGGATTACTGCTTTATTTTCTGGGGTAAGAATTAGTATCATTACTTTACTTACTATGCGTTTGAGGAGAGTTAATCCTTCTTTAATAGTATTGAATCAAATTAAGCTATGGAAAGCTGGATTAAAAATAAACAGTAATGAACTTGAGGCACATTATTTAGCTGGCGGTAACCCTACTGCTGTTGCTGATGCTTTGATTGCTGCTGATAAAGCTTCATTAGATTTAAGCTTTGAGAGAGCTGCTGCTATAGACTTAGCTGGAAGAGATTTAGTTGATGCTATAAGAACATCAGTTTCTCCTAGAGTTATAGCTACTCCATTAATTGCTGCTGTTGCTAAAGACGGTATACAGGTAAAAGCTACTGCTAGAGTTACTGTTAGAACAAACATTAACAGACTTGTTGGCGGTGCTGGAGAAGAGACTATTATTGCTAGAGTAGGTGAGGGTATTGTTACTACTATTGGTAGTGCTGCTACACATAAAGAGGTATTAGAAAATCCTGATAGAATATCACAGGTCGTTTCTGCTAAGGGGCTTGATTCTGGTACTGCTTTTGAGATACTTTCTATAGATATTGCTGATGTTGATGTTGGAAGCAATATTGGTGCTGTTTTACAAATTGACCAAGCTGAGGCTGATAAGAAAATTGCTCAGGCTAAAGCTGAAGAGAGACGCGTTATGGCTATTGCTCGTGAACAGGAGATGAAAGCTCAAGTTGAAGAGATGAAGGCTAAAGTTGTTGAGGCAGAAAGTCAGTTGCCGCTTGCTATTGCTGAGGCTTTGAAAAAAGGAAATATTGGAGTATTGGATTATTACAACATGAAAAATGTAATGGCTGATACTGAAATGCGTTACAGTATATCTGGAATGGATACAACAAGCAAAAATTCAAAATAA
- a CDS encoding beta-1,6-N-acetylglucosaminyltransferase has product MSRICFIIIAHKNYNQTMRLINHLKTDFDLYVHIDKKSKLNIKSFDNVYIYKKYSVYYGGFSQITTTLYLMKEAFKNNYDRYIFISAQDIPLKTNKEINEFFKNKINKEFISYQDVEADENMYKEMCYRFNTYNLGPLYRKCLHAKVRAFISNIPFLKREMPKNIYYGSSWWNLTNNAIKYILEYIEKNPNFLKRFNYTWCGDEMFFQSILLNSEFKNDCINDNLRYIDWSEKKGSSPKTFNINDYNIIKENINNNLFARKFDENFDNDIINKLYKDLEVK; this is encoded by the coding sequence ATGAGTAGGATTTGTTTTATTATTATAGCACATAAAAATTATAATCAGACTATGAGATTAATTAATCATCTTAAAACCGATTTTGATTTGTATGTGCATATAGATAAAAAAAGCAAATTAAACATAAAAAGTTTTGATAATGTTTATATATACAAAAAATATAGTGTTTATTATGGAGGATTTAGTCAGATAACTACTACTTTATATTTAATGAAAGAGGCTTTTAAGAATAATTATGACAGATATATTTTTATAAGTGCTCAGGATATACCTTTAAAAACTAATAAAGAAATAAATGAGTTTTTTAAAAATAAAATAAATAAAGAGTTTATCTCATATCAAGATGTTGAAGCTGATGAAAACATGTATAAAGAGATGTGCTATAGATTTAACACTTATAATCTCGGACCTTTGTATAGAAAATGTTTACATGCTAAGGTAAGAGCTTTTATATCAAATATACCTTTTTTAAAAAGAGAGATGCCTAAAAATATTTATTATGGTTCATCTTGGTGGAACTTAACTAATAATGCTATTAAATATATATTAGAGTATATAGAAAAAAATCCTAATTTTCTTAAGAGATTTAATTATACTTGGTGCGGTGATGAGATGTTTTTTCAATCTATATTATTAAACAGCGAGTTTAAGAATGATTGTATAAATGATAATTTAAGATATATTGATTGGAGTGAGAAAAAGGGCTCTTCTCCAAAGACTTTTAATATTAATGATTATAATATTATAAAAGAAAATATTAACAATAATTTATTTGCACGTAAATTTGATGAAAATTTTGATAATGATATAATAAATAAGCTATATAAAGATTTAGAGGTGAAATAA
- the atpG gene encoding ATP synthase F1 subunit gamma — MAEKLNVLKARIKAVTSTHKITKTMDMIARSKTAKILTIEQGMRPYTQKLNRIVEELSHSDMDHLHPLLSPKKTIKNIILFVITSSRGLCGSYNTKILDEAMERIRHHYRHGRTVELHVLGKKGEVYFEKQNIPISRKYPRIDEESTFDDCATVVQRFMHDYVVDNASRVEVIYTRYYTRVVHIPKIKSLIPMIPDEEDIEGRKVKKQIDYLIEPNIDDVLKEVVPLAIKTYFYFMITSSFLSENAERAIAMRNATDNAERLIEDLKNKANRARQEHITNELLDIIGGSEAIN; from the coding sequence ATGGCAGAGAAACTTAATGTATTAAAAGCAAGAATTAAAGCTGTAACAAGCACACATAAAATTACTAAAACTATGGATATGATAGCTCGTTCAAAAACTGCTAAAATACTTACAATAGAACAAGGCATGAGACCTTATACACAAAAGCTAAACAGAATAGTAGAAGAGCTTTCACATTCAGATATGGACCATTTGCATCCGCTTCTCTCTCCTAAAAAGACAATAAAAAATATTATCTTATTTGTAATAACATCAAGCAGAGGATTATGCGGTTCTTATAATACAAAAATATTAGATGAAGCAATGGAGAGAATTAGACACCATTACAGACATGGAAGAACTGTTGAGCTTCACGTATTGGGTAAAAAAGGCGAAGTATACTTTGAAAAACAAAACATACCAATATCCCGTAAATATCCGCGTATAGATGAAGAATCTACTTTTGATGATTGTGCTACTGTTGTACAGCGTTTCATGCATGATTATGTTGTGGACAATGCTTCAAGGGTGGAAGTTATATATACAAGATATTATACAAGAGTGGTGCATATACCTAAAATTAAAAGTTTAATTCCTATGATTCCAGATGAAGAAGATATTGAGGGAAGAAAAGTAAAAAAACAGATTGATTATTTGATAGAGCCTAATATTGATGATGTATTAAAAGAAGTTGTTCCATTAGCTATAAAAACTTATTTTTACTTTATGATTACTAGTTCTTTTTTATCAGAGAATGCTGAGAGAGCTATTGCTATGAGAAATGCTACTGATAATGCAGAAAGGCTAATAGAAGACTTGAAAAATAAAGCTAACAGAGCTAGACAAGAACATATTACTAATGAACTTCTTGATATTATAGGCGGTTCTGAGGCTATTAATTAA
- a CDS encoding beta-1,6-N-acetylglucosaminyltransferase, with translation MNKNCILILAHKNHNQIMRLINHLKTDFDLYVHIDKRNKLNIKSFDNVNVYKKFKTYHGGVSLVIATLFLIEEAYKNNYDRYIFISGQDVPLKTNKEIINFFDTNKNKEYISYESINNSEAMYKEMSFRLNSYNFGKLYRLIFHRNIRELLSNFPLIKRATPKNIYYGSQWWNLTNNAIKYILDYTKQNPNFLKRFNYTWGSDEFYFQSILLNSEFKNNCINDNLRYLIWNGGTPFNLQMKDYENIKNNINNNIFARKFDEDIDNTIIDKLYEDLNE, from the coding sequence ATGAATAAAAATTGTATTTTAATCTTAGCACATAAGAATCATAATCAGATAATGAGATTAATTAATCATCTTAAAACTGATTTTGATTTGTATGTGCATATAGATAAAAGAAATAAATTAAACATAAAAAGCTTTGATAATGTAAATGTTTATAAAAAATTTAAAACTTATCATGGCGGTGTAAGTTTAGTTATAGCTACCCTATTTTTAATAGAAGAAGCTTATAAAAACAACTATGATAGATATATATTTATTAGCGGTCAAGATGTGCCTCTAAAAACAAATAAAGAGATTATTAACTTCTTTGATACAAACAAAAATAAAGAATATATTTCATACGAAAGCATTAATAATAGTGAAGCTATGTATAAAGAAATGTCTTTTAGATTAAATTCCTATAATTTTGGAAAACTATATAGACTAATTTTCCATAGAAATATAAGAGAATTATTATCTAATTTTCCTCTTATAAAACGCGCTACTCCAAAAAATATTTATTATGGCTCTCAGTGGTGGAACTTAACTAATAATGCTATTAAATATATATTAGATTATACAAAACAAAATCCTAATTTTCTTAAGAGATTTAATTATACTTGGGGAAGTGATGAGTTTTATTTTCAGTCTATACTTCTTAATAGCGAGTTTAAGAATAATTGTATAAATGATAATTTAAGATATCTTATATGGAATGGCGGAACTCCGTTTAATTTACAAATGAAAGATTATGAGAATATAAAAAACAATATTAACAACAATATATTTGCACGTAAATTTGATGAAGATATTGATAACACTATAATAGATAAATTGTATGAGGATTTAAATGAGTAG
- a CDS encoding HD domain-containing protein — protein MEILDLDRAEYELNKAYKLNPTPWANHSRYVAKAARIISSEYNKKSPSDKKLNEDNAYIFGLLHDIGRYTGISAERHLIDGYKYCINYGWEKMAQICISHAFMIKDINSAIGAFDMSDEDYNFIKEFLENVQYDDYDLLIQLCDSLALPDGFCLLEKRFIDVALRYGTFPQSALRWKKVFEIKKYFEDTISTSIYNLLPNINIY, from the coding sequence ATGGAAATATTAGATTTAGACAGAGCCGAGTATGAATTAAATAAGGCTTACAAATTAAATCCAACTCCTTGGGCTAATCATTCAAGATATGTAGCAAAGGCTGCTAGGATTATATCAAGTGAATATAATAAAAAAAGTCCTTCTGATAAAAAACTCAATGAAGATAATGCGTATATATTTGGTTTGCTGCATGATATAGGCAGATATACAGGCATAAGTGCTGAGAGGCATTTAATTGATGGATATAAATATTGCATTAATTATGGCTGGGAGAAGATGGCTCAGATATGTATAAGTCATGCTTTTATGATAAAAGATATTAATAGTGCAATAGGTGCTTTTGATATGAGTGATGAAGACTATAATTTTATTAAAGAGTTTTTAGAAAATGTTCAATATGATGATTATGATTTACTTATTCAATTATGCGATAGTCTTGCTTTGCCTGATGGTTTTTGTTTATTAGAAAAGAGATTTATTGATGTTGCTTTGAGATATGGTACATTTCCGCAAAGTGCATTAAGATGGAAAAAAGTATTTGAAATAAAAAAATATTTTGAAGATACTATTTCTACTTCAATATATAATTTACTTCCAAATATTAATATTTATTAA